A window of Fictibacillus halophilus contains these coding sequences:
- a CDS encoding CTP synthase — protein sequence MAKYIFVTGGVVSSLGKGITAASLGRLLKNRGVKVTTQKFDPYINVDPGTMSPYQHGEVFVTDDGAETDLDLGHYERFIDINLNKYSSVTTGKIYSTVLRKERRGEYLGGTVQVIPHITNEIKERVFRAGRETNADVVITEIGGTVGDIESLPFLEAIRQIKSDVGSENVMYIHCTLIPYIRAAGELKTKPTQHSVKELRSLGIQPNIIVVRTEMPVPQEMKDKIGLFCDIDPKAVIEARDADTLYQVPIDLQEQKMDELVCKHLKLETHEPDMAEWKELINRVTNLKGKAKIALVGKYVSLQDAYISVVEALRHAGYHFDTDIEIDWINSENVTAENVKELLQDADGILVPGGFGDRGVEGKILATQYARENKVPFLGICLGMQLASVEFARNVLGLDGAHSAELMPGTPFPVIDLLPEQKDIEDLGGTLRLGLYPCKIKEDTKAFAAYNDEVVYERHRHRYEFNNEYREQMEKAGFIFSGTSPDGRLVEIIELEDHPWFVASQFHPEFTSRPTRPQALFRDFIGAVTQLKN from the coding sequence ATGGCAAAATATATTTTTGTTACAGGCGGTGTTGTTTCTTCTTTAGGAAAAGGAATCACTGCAGCATCATTAGGCCGTTTATTAAAAAACCGCGGAGTGAAAGTGACGACGCAAAAATTCGATCCTTACATCAACGTGGATCCAGGGACGATGAGCCCTTATCAGCATGGTGAAGTTTTCGTAACGGATGATGGTGCGGAAACGGACTTAGACTTAGGTCACTATGAGCGTTTTATCGATATTAACTTAAATAAATACAGCTCAGTAACGACTGGTAAAATTTATTCTACCGTTCTTAGAAAAGAGCGTCGCGGTGAGTATCTTGGTGGAACAGTTCAGGTTATTCCACACATCACGAACGAGATCAAAGAGCGTGTTTTCCGTGCTGGTCGCGAAACAAATGCAGATGTAGTAATCACAGAAATCGGCGGAACAGTTGGGGACATCGAGAGCTTGCCGTTCCTAGAAGCGATCCGTCAGATCAAAAGTGATGTAGGCTCAGAAAATGTTATGTATATCCACTGTACACTGATTCCTTATATCCGTGCAGCGGGTGAGTTGAAGACGAAGCCGACACAACATAGTGTAAAAGAGCTTCGTAGCCTTGGTATCCAGCCAAATATTATCGTTGTTCGCACGGAGATGCCGGTTCCTCAAGAAATGAAAGACAAGATTGGTCTTTTCTGTGATATCGATCCAAAAGCAGTTATCGAAGCGAGAGATGCAGATACGCTTTACCAAGTACCGATCGATCTTCAAGAGCAGAAGATGGACGAGCTTGTTTGCAAACACCTTAAGCTTGAAACGCATGAGCCAGACATGGCAGAGTGGAAAGAATTGATCAACCGAGTGACGAACTTAAAAGGGAAAGCAAAGATCGCATTAGTCGGAAAATATGTATCTTTACAAGATGCTTATATTTCTGTTGTTGAAGCGCTTCGTCATGCAGGCTATCACTTTGATACAGATATTGAGATAGACTGGATCAACTCTGAAAACGTAACAGCTGAAAACGTGAAAGAACTTCTTCAAGATGCTGATGGTATCTTAGTTCCTGGAGGATTCGGTGACAGAGGGGTAGAAGGTAAGATTCTAGCTACTCAATATGCACGTGAGAACAAAGTTCCTTTCTTAGGAATCTGTCTTGGTATGCAGCTTGCTTCCGTAGAGTTTGCTCGTAACGTCCTCGGACTTGATGGTGCTCACTCTGCAGAACTTATGCCTGGTACACCGTTCCCGGTTATCGATCTTCTTCCTGAACAAAAGGACATCGAAGACCTAGGTGGTACACTTCGCCTTGGACTGTATCCGTGTAAGATTAAAGAAGATACAAAAGCGTTCGCAGCATATAACGATGAAGTTGTTTACGAAAGACACCGTCACCGTTATGAGTTCAACAACGAATACCGTGAACAAATGGAGAAAGCAGGATTTATCTTCTCTGGAACATCTCCGGATGGACGTCTTGTTGAGATCATCGAGTTAGAAGATCACCCGTGGTTTGTTGCGTCACAGTTCCACCCAGAATTCACATCACGACCAACACGCCCGCAAGCACTATTCCGTGACTTTATCGGTGCG
- the rpoE gene encoding DNA-directed RNA polymerase subunit delta — translation MLNTYTKEQVVEMSMVEIAFEILQNAKQPVQFYDLVKQIAEIKGLSKTAVENRIAYFYTDMNIDGRFVSLGDNKWGLKTWYPVESSEEELGATNKPTKRKKASEDDYDFEEDFDDEDFDELEVEDEFVDEDDDLADDDDDDDDDDEELEFDEEDEDFDEDDEDEDADEEEEL, via the coding sequence ATGTTGAACACGTACACGAAAGAACAAGTCGTTGAAATGTCAATGGTCGAAATCGCATTTGAAATTTTGCAAAATGCTAAGCAACCTGTTCAATTCTATGATTTAGTTAAACAGATCGCTGAAATCAAAGGTTTGTCTAAAACAGCTGTGGAAAACCGAATTGCGTATTTTTACACAGATATGAACATTGACGGCCGATTCGTTTCACTAGGCGATAATAAATGGGGATTAAAAACGTGGTACCCGGTTGAGAGCTCTGAAGAGGAACTTGGTGCAACGAACAAACCAACAAAACGTAAAAAAGCGTCTGAAGATGACTATGACTTTGAAGAGGACTTCGATGATGAAGACTTCGATGAGTTGGAAGTGGAAGATGAGTTCGTTGATGAAGACGATGATCTTGCTGACGACGATGATGACGATGACGATGATGACGAAGAATTAGAGTTTGATGAAGAAGATGAAGACTTCGACGAAGACGACGAAGATGAAGATGCAGATGAGGAAGAAGAGCTGTAA